In the Leptolyngbya sp. SIO1E4 genome, one interval contains:
- a CDS encoding glutathione S-transferase C-terminal domain-containing protein: MSEPRKLTASLPPGLIVRLGKTVWHTLWQVMMARLAPTDKTGAYTRPASEFRQGIEGDGAYLPEADRYRLIVGMGCPWAHRTLVVRALKGLEAALPVWRVSPSPNEGRWMFDDPALAWRSLPDLYQAAHPGYSGRSTVPVLWDTQTRTIVNNESADLIKILNTAFNADATHPERDLYPQALRSPIDTWNDRIYHAINNGVYRCGFARTQAAYDDACTLLFDTLDEIDQQLANQRYLCGNQLTLADVRLFTTLFRFDAVYHGLFKCDRRRIRDYAHLWPYARDIYQQPGVADTCDVETIRHDYYGNLFPLNPGGIIPLGPDPTEWELPHARERIFEPV, encoded by the coding sequence ATGTCTGAACCGCGTAAACTCACTGCTAGTTTGCCCCCTGGCTTGATTGTGCGATTGGGCAAAACTGTCTGGCATACCCTGTGGCAGGTGATGATGGCTCGCCTGGCCCCAACAGATAAGACCGGGGCCTATACCCGCCCAGCCAGCGAATTTCGCCAAGGGATCGAGGGGGATGGGGCCTATTTACCAGAAGCAGACCGCTATCGGTTGATTGTGGGCATGGGATGCCCGTGGGCACACCGAACGTTGGTGGTGCGGGCTTTAAAGGGGTTGGAAGCGGCCCTTCCAGTTTGGCGGGTTTCCCCCTCCCCTAATGAAGGCCGATGGATGTTTGATGATCCAGCTTTGGCATGGCGATCGCTACCTGATCTGTATCAGGCTGCTCATCCTGGCTACTCTGGACGCAGCACAGTGCCCGTCTTGTGGGATACCCAAACCCGCACAATTGTGAACAACGAAAGTGCTGACCTGATCAAAATCCTGAATACCGCCTTTAACGCGGATGCAACCCACCCTGAACGGGATCTGTATCCTCAAGCACTGCGATCGCCCATTGATACCTGGAATGATCGGATCTATCACGCGATCAATAACGGGGTTTATCGCTGTGGCTTTGCCCGTACTCAGGCGGCTTATGACGACGCCTGTACGCTGCTGTTCGACACCCTGGATGAGATCGATCAGCAGTTAGCAAACCAGCGATATCTCTGTGGTAATCAGCTCACCTTAGCGGATGTCCGGCTGTTTACCACCCTGTTCCGGTTCGATGCGGTGTACCACGGGTTGTTTAAGTGCGATCGTCGCCGCATTCGCGACTATGCCCACCTCTGGCCCTACGCTCGTGACATTTACCAGCAGCCGGGTGTGGCAGATACCTGTGATGTAGAAACCATCCGTCACGATTATTACGGCAATCTCTTTCCCCTCAACCCCGGCGGCATTATTCCCCTCGGCCCGGATCCGACAGAGTGGGAACTTCCCCATGCGAGGGAACGAATTTTTGAACCCGTATAG